In Roseibium algicola, the DNA window ATGCAGAAGCGCGCCGACGATCCAGTCGATGTCCGCTTCTTCCCGACGCGCCCTTGTGGCCGCCTGCAGGCCATGCTGCATGCGGGTGATCTTGTAGCCGGACAGCGTGTCCTCGTTCTGGCGCTTCAGCTCGGACAGGATCCGTTCCGGTGTAAGGGCGTGATAGGGCCGCTCCGCTTCCGCCAGCAGATCGTAGTCTTCCTTGGTGCCGTCTTTCATCTGGGTGAAGGACACGGTTTTCATGGCGCACACTCCTGTTTTGCGGGAGTGTGCGCCAGGACTTCCGATAAAGTCCAGACAGGAAACACCCTGCTTCTGTGAAGGCCTTCTGCCTAGTTTGACGCTGGCGCCGGCAGGTGTGGCAGAACCGCTTCGACAGCCAGGCCGAGTGCCAGCAGGTGCCGGTCGGAATAGGCAGGGCCATCAAGCTCCAGGCCGACAGGCAGGCCGTCCGATGTCAGCCCCGCGGGCAAGGACAGGCCCGGAATTCCGGCGACGGAACCCGGATCGGTGTTGTGGATGAACGTGGGGAAGGTCGGTACGTCTTCTCCGTTCAGCGACACGGTTTCATCGGATCCGGTGATGGGCTGTGCCGGCAGCGGGGTCGTCGGGAAAACCAGCGCGTCCAGCTTGTTGGCTGCAAAGACTTCAGCATATCCGGCCTGGATCAATGGCCGCATGTCGTCCATTGCCTCCCGGTAAACTGCATCCGGGATCGCCTGGTTGCCCAGCACCAGATTGTCGAAGACGAATTTGACGTCGGGGCTGGCGACTTCATCGGCTATGTCCTGCAGCCCGAGCCCGGTTTCATGCGTCTCCAGAAAGGCGGCAAGATCCCGTTTCACTTCCCACAGGGCGATCGGGAAACCGGCTTTTCCGGCAAGTTCAAGCTCCGTGCTGATATCGACGGGAACAAGGGTCACGCCGGCGGCCTGCAGCTTGTCCAGGGCTTCCTTGAAGAGACGATCCGTTTCCGGTGAGAGGTTGTCCGTCAGCACGCCTGGAACACCCAGACGGACGGTGCCGAGGTCTGCAGGGTCGAGTGTCGCAGTGCTACCCGTGATCACCGCATCGAGGAGGACCAGGTCGGAAACCGTTCTTGCAATCGGACCAGGTGTGTCGCGTGTCGCGGAAATCGGCACGATACCTTCTGCCGGGTAGCGGCCTGTGGTCGGGCGCAGACCGGAAACACCGTTGAGTGCCGAGGGAATACGCACCGAGCCGCCTGTATCGGTTCCAAGGCCGGCGGGCGCCAGCCTGGCGCCGATCGCAGCGCCGGTGCCGCCACTCGAACCGCCGGCAAAGCGGTCCGGATCATAGGCGTTGGCAACCGCGCCGAAGGCGGCGTTGTTCGAGGTGATGCCGAAAGCAAGTTCGTGAAGATTGGTCTTGCCGAGCAGGATCGCGCCCGCATCGCGCAGTTTCTTCAAGACAGGCGCGTCTTCTGCGGGGACCCATCCTTTCAGGGCAGGCGTCCCACCGGTGGTTGGCAGGCCAGCGGAGGCAATGTTGTCCTTCACGACAATCGGCACGCCGTGCAGCGGTCCGAGGGGGGCACCTGCCTTCACGCTTTCATCGGCGGCAGCAGCGGCTGCAAGCGCGCCTTCGCTGTCGAACGTTATGTAGACATTACCCGGGTCATCGCCGGTTCTGGCGATGAGGGCGTTGACGAGATCCGTGGCTGTCAGCGTCTGCCCGGCTATGGCGCTCGCCGTTTCCGCCGCACTCATGGTGGTGATGTCGTCGGCGGCAAGAGCCGGACCGGCAAAGACGGCTGCGATCGCAGTCAGTCCTGCTGTGAGATGCACTTTCATGTTTGTTCCCCTTCTTGTGCATGAGGGAAACAGCAAACGCCTGTGCCTTTTCCGGCGCATCCTCGAAAATGAGGAGGCGCTTCGTTTATTGGAGAGAAAGTCGCGTGTTGACGCTGGCGAGTAGTTCCGCCCGGCTGGTCACCCCCGATTTTTGAAACACCGCCTTGAGGTGGGAGCGAACGGTCGTGACGGAGATTTCAAGATCGGCCGCAATCTCGCGGTCGCGCTTGCCTTCACTCACCAGGCAAAGCACGTCCTGTTCCCGGCTGGTGAGCCCGTGGTGGCCCGCCCAGGCCGTCAAGCGCAATCGGGGGTCGGCATCGCGCTGTTTGCGTTCTTGTGCCTGCATGTTCGCAAGGGCATGTCCGAAGGACGTGCCGATCGCGTTCAGTATTTCCAGATCGCGCTGCTGGAAGGTTTCCTTGCCGGCACCACGCCAGATGCGCAGGTCGCCCAGATGGCCGGTCGCCGCATAGGCATGGAAGTTCATGCCCTGATGCAGGCCGTCCCGTGCCAGAAAGTCGTTGTAGAATTCGGTGCGCAGGAAGTTTTCCCGGGAAATGACCTGGTCGAGGTGGGTGGCGCGCCGGCACATGCGGAATCTGGGTGTAATCGGATCGCAGTGCTGGAAATGGTGTTGGTAGGCGGCAAGATTGCTCTCGTCCATGTTCAGGAACACGCCGTCCGTGTCGCCGTCGGTCCTTGTCCAGACGTAGGAGGCAAAGTAGTCCGCCTCCAGAAGGTCCAGCAAGCGGGTGCCAAGCTGCAGTCTGAGTTGCCGTGCGTCCTGAATGGCGATCATGTCCTGCATGATCGCGAAGATCAGATTTGTTTCCCGGCCCGAAAGCGTTGTCAGCATGCCAGACCTCCTCTTGCGTCATGGTAGCGAGGAAGAGGAGATCCGTCATCCAAAAGGATCGGGCCGGGTGTCATGCCTATTTCGGCATCAGGGCCCAGTAGTCGAAATCGAGAACCACTTCGGGCAGGTAGTTGTCCTCATGGTCCTGTCCGGGGAAGTCATGGCAGGTCCGGTTCTTGGTGGCGACAAGCCGCAGACGCAGCGCGCCGACGTCCGAGCGGCCGTCGATGTCCGCCTTGTCCAGAACTTCCGACCAGGCATAAACCGTGTCGCCTGCCGCCAGCGGGCCGACGTGGCGGCCGCCGTTGATACCGGCAATATGAAACGCGTTGGCCAGCCCGTTGAACGACAGCGCACGGGCAATGGAGATCACGTGGCCGCCATAGACCAGGCGGTGGCCGAAACGGTTGTGAGCTTCCGTGTGCTGGTTGAAATGCACCTTGGCGGTGTTCTGGTAAAGACGGGTTGCCAGCTGATGCTCGGCTTCCTCCACCGTCATTCCGTCGACATGGTCGATCTTCTCGCCAATCTTGTAATCGTCGAAACGGTACTCGGATCCGGCCAGGTCATTGTCCCAATTGGCGGTGTCGAGCAATGGCACGGCGGTGCCGAGTGACTGCGGGTCGAGCGCTGAGGGAAGTTCCGGCACCACCGGTTCCGGCGCCGGATTGGCGGCAACACGCTTGTTGACCATCACCCAGCGGACATAATCCAGCACCTCGGTGCCGTTTTCGGTGTAGCCGGTCGAGCGCACATAGACGACGCCGGTCTTGCCGTTGGAGTTCTCCTTCTTGCCGATCACCTCGGAGACGGTGGAAATGGTATCACCCGGGAAAACCGGTGCTAGGAACCGGCCGCCCGCATAGCCCAGATTGGCGACGGCATTCAGCGAGATGTCCGGGACTGTCTTGCCGAAGACGATATGAAAGGTCAGCAGGTCGTCGACCGGGGCGTGGGAATAACCCAGGGATTTTGCGAAAGCGTCTGACGACTGAACCGCAAAGCGAGAGCCGTAAAGCGCGGTGTAAAGCGCCTGGTCACCGCTGGTGACGGTGCGCGGCGTTGCGTGGCGGATGACCTGTCCCACCTTGAAGTCTTCGAAGAAATTGCCGCGATTGGTCTTGCTCACCTGTGCCTCCCGGTTCTGATTTGTCGGAGAGGATTAAGCCCGCTGCGGTGCACACAAGCAAGTCAGACGTTTTGCCGATGACCTTGTGAAAGCAAGTCGAGGCTTTGGCATCCCGTGGCAACCCGGGAGCGGTTGCCGGTTGGCAGGGATCGCTCGGCTATTTGCCGGCCGGGTCGGGCAGCGCACCGCAAAAGCCGCCGCTCGGGGCGGTGCCGGAGCCCAGAGCCAGAAGTTTCGGGGCCTTGTAGGGATTGGGCGGTGTCGCAGATGCATCGAGCGCAATCATTGCCGCAAGTCCGGCAAGGGCGATAAAGGCTGTTACCAACCGGGTCATGATCTTGCCTCCAGCTTTAGAAGCGGGCGCAGTTTCACGCCGTAGATCGATCCGGCAAAGGCGGCCGCGAACCAGACCCAGCCGTGCAGGCTGCCGGTCGAGATGCCGGAAAAGAACGCACCGACATTGCAGCCGAAGGCAAGGCGTGAGGAATAGCCCAGCAGAAAGCCCGCGACCATTGCGGCGAGCCAGGCCTGGGCCGACAGCGACTGGATTTTCTGCGACAGGCCGCCGGTGCGCCAGCTGGCGACCAGAAAGGCACCCAGGATGATGCCGATATTGGTGAGGGATGTGTAATCCGTCAGCAGGCTATGGGTCAGGCGCTCGACGGAGGCAGGTGCACTCCAGAAGGCGGATCCGGAAAGATCCGCCCCTGCTGCAGATGCCGCCTTTGCAGCCCAAAGGCCAAGGCCATAGACAACGCCCCAGGGTTGGCCGGCCACGATCAGGTTCAGGATGGCAAGGGCGGCCAGCAGCACAGCTGCAACTATCAGCCGGCGAGGCAGGCGCCGGTTTTCGGGAGCTGCCAGTTTCCAGAGCACTGCGGCGATTGCCGAAAGTCCGAGGAGGGTAATCGCTGAGCCTTGCCAGCCGGACAGGGTCAGAACGGGCAATGCCCCAAGATCTGTCCACCAGATCAGGTGATAGGCCCCGGCAAAGCTGCCGATGGCAAAGAAAGGCAGGGCGACAAGGGAAACCGCGTTGCCGGACCCGGCATTGACCAGGGTGCCGGACCCGCATCCGAGCACGACCTGCATGGCAGCGCCGAAGACGAAGGCTCCCGCGATCATGGCAAAGCCGATTGGGCCCTGTGCGCCGCTCAGCTCGCCCTGGTTTGCGGCAAGCAGGGGAAAGGCCACCAGTGAGACAAGGGCGATCGACAGAAGCTGCGCCCAAAGGCCACCCGGGTCCCGGCGCAGGATCATCGCACGCCAGGGGCCGGCAAAACCGAAGCGCAGGCCTTCCAGCACGATGCCGAAGCCAAGGCCGACAGCAAGCAACAGGCCATACCGGCCACCAACCAGAAGGGCGGTGGCCAGAACGGCTGCAAGGGCGGCCAAAACAAGACCGCCGCGGCGCCAGATTGGCGTCGCAGCGGCGGTATGAATGTCTGCGGCTGTGGTCACGTCAGTTCAGTATCTGGTTTATCAGGTTCTGTACGAGACCCGGTGTGTTGGCCATCTCGTTTCCGGACTGGGAATATTCGACCATGGAGCCCGCGTAAAGCTTTGCGTTTTCCACTCCGGCGACTTCGGACACCGCAAACCAGTGAGCTGCGGCCCAGTGGCCGGTGTTGCAGAAGGAAACCGTATCCTTGCCGTCTTCGACACCAAGCGATGCTTTCAGCGCCGCAAGATCGATGGCGGTGGACATGGCCGGCGAGCCTTCCTTGAAGAACGCTGTGTAGGTGTGGTTGATGGCGGTCGGCAGGGTTCCCGGACGCGAGGCAGCTTCATGCGCTTTCTTGCCATTGAAGAAATCCGCCGGGCGAGCATCTACCAGAAGCGCATTCGACTCGCCTGCAGCGACGGCGGAAACGTCTGCCGTGGTGGCCAGCCAGGTGTCGTCAAAGGTCAGTTCCAGCTCGCTCGGAAAGGCGGATTCGGCCGTTGCGTTGACCGGAAGGCCGGCGGCTTTCCAGGACTCCAGGCCACCGTTCAGGATCGACAGGTCGGTGAAGCCGGTGGATTTCAAGGTCCAGTAGACACGCGCGGCGGAACCGAAGTCCGTATCGGTCTTGCCTTCGGACAGGATCACGATTGGCGTATCCTGCTCCAGGCCGAGTTCTTCCAGTTCGGCTTCCAGCTTTTCAACATCCACAAGGCCACCGGGGTTTTCCGCCGGTCCGCGGAACATGCGATAGGGCGCAAACAGCGCGCCGTCTGCATGGCCTTTCTCATATCCCTCGTTGCGGATGTCCAGAAGCACCGGCTCCACGGTGTCCAGCGACGCGGACAGCTCGGCAGCTTCCACCAGCGGGCCGAAGCTTGCGGCGGTGGCGGATGTGGCGAGGCTTGCGGTCATCGCCAGTGCGAGAGCGAAATGTTTCATTGGTTCAGCCTTCCTTGTGCGCGGTTGCCCTGAGGCCAGGCGCTTCAATTCTCAGGCGGAATTGTAAGGAATTCCCGGTCGGGAGGCGTGGGATGGCGTTTCAATTTCCGTCACCGGACTGACAATTTAAACCAAGGCGGACATGCGCCGTGGCAATTGGTTGCGGCAAAGGTTTGAAGACGGCCTCAAGCCTTTGGGTCTGCCGGCGAAACAGATGGGCCCTGAAAACCGGAGAAGGGAAACCAAAACCTCATTCTGAGGAAGCGCGAAGCGCTGTCTCGAAGAATGGGCGGCAGTTTTCGGAGCAAGTACCCATCCTTCGAGACGCCGCTGACGCGGTTCCTCAGGACGAGGTGCAATGGATACTGGCCCTCAGTAAAAAGCCCGGGACATTGCCCGGGCTTTTCTGGTTCGTTTAATCGGGCTTATGCCGATTCCTTGTTCGCCGCACGTTCCGCGCGCTTGCGCTCATGCGGGTCGAGGACGGCCTTGCGCAGGCGGATGGAGTCCGGTGTGACTTCCACCAGCTCGTCGTCTGCGATGTAGGAAAGCGCTGCTTCCAGCGTCAGCTTCTTCGGCGTGGTCAGCTTGACAGCGTCGTCCTTGCCGGCGGAGCGGATGTTGGTGAGCTGCTTGCCCTTCAGCACGTTCACTTCCAGGTCGTTGCCGCGGGTGTGTTCGCCGATGATCATGCCCGGATAAACCTTGGTGCCCGGATCGATCATCATCGGGCCGCGGTCTTCCAGGTTGAACAGGGCATAGGCAACTGCTTCACCGGTGCCGTTGGACAGCAGCACGCCGGTGTGACGGCCCTGGATCGGACCCCGGTGCGGCTCATAGCCATGGAACAGACGGTTGAAGATCGCCGTGCCGCGGGTGTCGGACAGCAGTTCGGACTGGTAACCGATGAGGCCGCGGGTCGGAGCGTGGAACACCAGACGGGTGCGGCCACCGCCGGACGGCTTCATTTCCAGAAGGTCGGCCTTGCGTTCCTGCAGCTTCTGAACCACGACGCCGGAATGTTCTTCATCAACGTCGATGATGACTTCCTCGATCGGCTCCAGGCGGTTGCCGGCATCGTCATACTGATAGACGACGCGCGGGCGGCCAACACCAAGCTCGAAGCCTTCACGGCGCATGTTCTCGATCAGGATCGCCAGAAGAAGTTCGCCGCGACCGGAGACGACAAATGCGTCCGGCTCGTCGGTGTCTTCCACCTTCAGGGCGACGTTGCCTTCTGCTTCCTTCTTCAGGCGGTCGCGAATGACGCGGGACTGAACCTTGGAGCCTTCGGTGCCGGCCAGCGGGCTGTCGTTGACGCGGAAGGTCATGGACAGCGTCGGCGGATCGATCGGCTGAGCCTGCAGGGATTCATTGACCGACGGGGCGCACAGCGTGTCGGCAACGGTTGCCTTGGTCAGGCCCGCGATGGCGACGATGTCGCCCGCTTCACCCTTTTCGATCGGCTGACGTTCCAGGCCACGGAAAGCAAGGATCTTGGAGATACGGCCGTTTTCAACCACGCTGCCGTCACGGGAGAGCGCCTTGATCGGCATGTTCGGCAAAGCGGTGCCCGACACGATACGGCCGGTCAGGATGCGGCCCAGGAACGGGTCGGATTCGATGGTGGTTGCCAGGATGCGGAAATCGCCCGGCTGGGCTTCCGGCGGTGACA includes these proteins:
- a CDS encoding sulfurtransferase, giving the protein MKHFALALAMTASLATSATAASFGPLVEAAELSASLDTVEPVLLDIRNEGYEKGHADGALFAPYRMFRGPAENPGGLVDVEKLEAELEELGLEQDTPIVILSEGKTDTDFGSAARVYWTLKSTGFTDLSILNGGLESWKAAGLPVNATAESAFPSELELTFDDTWLATTADVSAVAAGESNALLVDARPADFFNGKKAHEAASRPGTLPTAINHTYTAFFKEGSPAMSTAIDLAALKASLGVEDGKDTVSFCNTGHWAAAHWFAVSEVAGVENAKLYAGSMVEYSQSGNEMANTPGLVQNLINQILN
- a CDS encoding YeeE/YedE family protein, with product MTTAADIHTAAATPIWRRGGLVLAALAAVLATALLVGGRYGLLLAVGLGFGIVLEGLRFGFAGPWRAMILRRDPGGLWAQLLSIALVSLVAFPLLAANQGELSGAQGPIGFAMIAGAFVFGAAMQVVLGCGSGTLVNAGSGNAVSLVALPFFAIGSFAGAYHLIWWTDLGALPVLTLSGWQGSAITLLGLSAIAAVLWKLAAPENRRLPRRLIVAAVLLAALAILNLIVAGQPWGVVYGLGLWAAKAASAAGADLSGSAFWSAPASVERLTHSLLTDYTSLTNIGIILGAFLVASWRTGGLSQKIQSLSAQAWLAAMVAGFLLGYSSRLAFGCNVGAFFSGISTGSLHGWVWFAAAFAGSIYGVKLRPLLKLEARS
- the typA gene encoding translational GTPase TypA; its protein translation is MNLRNIAIIAHVDHGKTTLIDVLLKQSGAFRDNQRTEERMMDSNDIERERGITILAKVTSLVWKDTRINIVDTPGHADFGGEVERILHMVDGVILLVDAAEGPMPQTKFVLGKALKLGLKPIVAINKIDKPEQRADEVLDEVFDLFAALDANEDQLDFPVLYGSAKQEWMALEPNGPQDSMDPLFDMVLDKVSPPEAQPGDFRILATTIESDPFLGRILTGRIVSGTALPNMPIKALSRDGSVVENGRISKILAFRGLERQPIEKGEAGDIVAIAGLTKATVADTLCAPSVNESLQAQPIDPPTLSMTFRVNDSPLAGTEGSKVQSRVIRDRLKKEAEGNVALKVEDTDEPDAFVVSGRGELLLAILIENMRREGFELGVGRPRVVYQYDDAGNRLEPIEEVIIDVDEEHSGVVVQKLQERKADLLEMKPSGGGRTRLVFHAPTRGLIGYQSELLSDTRGTAIFNRLFHGYEPHRGPIQGRHTGVLLSNGTGEAVAYALFNLEDRGPMMIDPGTKVYPGMIIGEHTRGNDLEVNVLKGKQLTNIRSAGKDDAVKLTTPKKLTLEAALSYIADDELVEVTPDSIRLRKAVLDPHERKRAERAANKESA
- the iaaH gene encoding indoleacetamide hydrolase, translated to MKVHLTAGLTAIAAVFAGPALAADDITTMSAAETASAIAGQTLTATDLVNALIARTGDDPGNVYITFDSEGALAAAAAADESVKAGAPLGPLHGVPIVVKDNIASAGLPTTGGTPALKGWVPAEDAPVLKKLRDAGAILLGKTNLHELAFGITSNNAAFGAVANAYDPDRFAGGSSGGTGAAIGARLAPAGLGTDTGGSVRIPSALNGVSGLRPTTGRYPAEGIVPISATRDTPGPIARTVSDLVLLDAVITGSTATLDPADLGTVRLGVPGVLTDNLSPETDRLFKEALDKLQAAGVTLVPVDISTELELAGKAGFPIALWEVKRDLAAFLETHETGLGLQDIADEVASPDVKFVFDNLVLGNQAIPDAVYREAMDDMRPLIQAGYAEVFAANKLDALVFPTTPLPAQPITGSDETVSLNGEDVPTFPTFIHNTDPGSVAGIPGLSLPAGLTSDGLPVGLELDGPAYSDRHLLALGLAVEAVLPHLPAPASN
- a CDS encoding helix-turn-helix transcriptional regulator encodes the protein MLTTLSGRETNLIFAIMQDMIAIQDARQLRLQLGTRLLDLLEADYFASYVWTRTDGDTDGVFLNMDESNLAAYQHHFQHCDPITPRFRMCRRATHLDQVISRENFLRTEFYNDFLARDGLHQGMNFHAYAATGHLGDLRIWRGAGKETFQQRDLEILNAIGTSFGHALANMQAQERKQRDADPRLRLTAWAGHHGLTSREQDVLCLVSEGKRDREIAADLEISVTTVRSHLKAVFQKSGVTSRAELLASVNTRLSLQ
- a CDS encoding MaoC family dehydratase; its protein translation is MSKTNRGNFFEDFKVGQVIRHATPRTVTSGDQALYTALYGSRFAVQSSDAFAKSLGYSHAPVDDLLTFHIVFGKTVPDISLNAVANLGYAGGRFLAPVFPGDTISTVSEVIGKKENSNGKTGVVYVRSTGYTENGTEVLDYVRWVMVNKRVAANPAPEPVVPELPSALDPQSLGTAVPLLDTANWDNDLAGSEYRFDDYKIGEKIDHVDGMTVEEAEHQLATRLYQNTAKVHFNQHTEAHNRFGHRLVYGGHVISIARALSFNGLANAFHIAGINGGRHVGPLAAGDTVYAWSEVLDKADIDGRSDVGALRLRLVATKNRTCHDFPGQDHEDNYLPEVVLDFDYWALMPK